The Blastocatellia bacterium genome contains the following window.
GAAATGGACAATTAGAGTTATGCAAAATGGTCGTGATGCAACAAAAAGAAACCGTAATATTGGCACTGAAAAACAAGGTTATAGTAAAAATAACAAAATGGTTATACCTGAATCTGGTTCTTCATTATCTAATGTTTATTGGGAAAGATTAGTTTCTTTTAAGGCTGTTGAAAAAGAAATAGGTAATAAAAAAATTACTTTTTTAATAGAAAAAACACTTAAAGACACTTGTCATGCTTGTACTATAGATGATGTTTGCTTTATGCTGAAATTCCTTCCAGAAAAGGACTTAGAAAATTTACATTTAATAATATTTAGACAACCAAAGCGTAAAGAGGAAATTCTAAAGCCTGTTTGGGGTAGACATATTTATTTCGTAGAAATTGGTAAATATAAATATGATGATGCAATAATGTTAGAAACTTGTAACTATAAGAAAAAGCTTTTCTGGTCTAATTCCCTGGATAAAGATGAAATGGATGAATTAGAACGACTAAAACAAGATGGTCATCAAATGATTAAAACAAAAAGAGGCCATCAAATAATACTTACATTAGAAAGTGTTAGAGCAACTCAACTTTACAGAACATTGTTACATGAACTAGGTCATCAGATCGATTTTATTACTAATTATCAAACTTCTGGCTCTAAATCTTCTAAAGATAAAGAAGCCTTTGCCCATAATTATGCTGACAAGATGAAAGAAAAACTTATTCAGCTAGGTATAATTCCTTTTAATAGAATACTTGACTTAGAGCAAATAGAAAAAGATGGTTTGGATATTAATGATTTTGTTGTGCCAACTATTCAGGAGATTACTTAATGAAAACAATACTTAGATCCTTATCAGCAGTAATTTTATTAGTGCTGTTAGTAGTAGCAAGTTATACACAAGAAGCTAAAAATACAACTAAAGTTGAATCAAAGCTTGAAATAGGACAAATAAATGGAGCTAGTTTTAGGATTGATTTACCTGAAAATTGGAATAAAGGCTTAGTTATGTACTGTCACGGCTATGAGGTTTCAGGTAGACCAAGAAGAAATTTGGATAGCCCCCAAACTAAAGCTTTAGTTGAAACATTTCTCTCCCGCGGTTTTGCTATTGCTCAATCTGAATACAGCACTCAAGGCTGGGCAGTTAAAGAAGCCATTGAAGATACTGAATCTTTGCGGCGTTATTTTGTTTCTAAATATGGTCAGCCAAAAGAAACTTATATAACCGGCCATTCTATGGGTGCAATGATAAGTATTTCTACAATTGAACGCTACCCAGATATTTACGATGGTGCAATGCCTATGTGTGGGCCTCTTAACCCTTCTATTGTTGGTCTTAAAGAAAGGGTTTTTGATATGCTTGTAATGTTTGATTATTTTTTTCCTAATACAATAGCTTCTCCTGCTAACTTAATGATGGATAATAAGTTAAATACTGATGTAATAGAAAAATTCGTGCTGCACTTACTGCTAATCCTGAAAAAGCAGCAATGTTTGCCAAACATTACCAAATAAGCACGGTTGTTGAATTAGCAGGAGTATTAACCTTTTTTCATGAAATACTTAGAGAGTTACAGCAAAGAACTGGAGGAAACCCTTTTGATAACCACAACACAATTTATAGTGGATTTGAAGATGATGTAGCAGTAAATCGCGGTGTAAAACGTTACACAGCAAATGCTAAAGCATCAGAATATATGCGTCAGTATTATACTCCTACAGGTCGGATTTCTGATCCAGTCTTAACAATTCACACTACTTATGACCCTTTAGTGCTAGGAAAAGATGTAACTATTTATGACTCTACAAGTAAAATTTCTGGAAGTGGAGATTTATTTATCGCAAAATTTGTAGTGGCAAAAGGACATTGTAATATTAACCCTCAACAAACAGGTGCAGCATTTGATAATTTGCTTATGTGGGTTCATGAACATAAACGACCTTTAGCAGGAGAGTTACAATAAAATTTTTAGCTAAATAATAGGTGATTACGCTAAATTATTATACATAACAGCAAATAGCTATGTGGCTAAAGTATATTAAAAATAAAGTTTAAGTTAAAAGTTGTAACCTATTCTCATTTGTGACAGTTAAGGGAAATCCTTTTGGGCGCAGTAAAGGCTTTTTAGACTTTGCTAGCAGTTCAACAAGCATAGCAGCAGATTTTGCCCCATCTGTTTTTGCTAGTTCTATTTTTAATTCTGTTGCTCGTTGGGCAAATTCTTCTTTTGTGCGGATTATATCAACTTTTGTTCTTAATTCATTTTCACTAAAACCATAAATATTAATACGTAAACCTACTTCTAGGTATTCTACCCGACTAGCATTATCTCCTTGTTCCCCACCTATTGGCATTACAATCAATGGTTTACCAGCAGCTAAAGTTTCATTAGTAGTATTATTCCCACCATGACCAATAACTAAATCAACTCTAGGAAGTAAATCTATTTGTGGAACGCTAGGAAAAAGCAAAACATTTTCAGGAACAAAACCTTGTTTTAATTTCTCATAAGCCCCTCCACCACTAATAATAACTTGATAGTCAGGATAGTTAAGTGCATTCATTATTTTTTGAAAAACTTTTGGTTTATTATTAAAAACCGTTCCAAGTGAAACATAAACTTTATATTTATCTGAGCGAAGTTTATCAAAAGGAAAATCTGTTGTTTGATTTTTTCGTTTTGCAAAACAAGGGCCAATAAAAAAAGTATTGTCAGTTAAACTATCTCTTTCCGCTTCTATTGCTTCCGCGCTAGTGATTAAGTTTAACCATTTAGAATAAGGCTTGCTTAATGTATCTGTTGAAATAGAAGGCAATCCAAATTTGCCCTTAGCGCGATTAATACGGCTATTTAACCTAGAAAAAATAAATCTTTCACGGCGTAAATATTTTTGACCCAAAATTTCTGCTTGCTCGCCAATTGGCAACCCACTACCAAAAGGAGGAATATTTTTTCCTTTGAATGGCAATCCACTATGAAAAACTGTAGCACAAGGAATATTTTTATATTCTGCTGCTATATGTGCTGCAAAAAATGCAAAATCCGAAACCAAAACATCAAATTTGTTTGCTTCAAGGTGATTTATTACTTGTTTTGTATAATGCTCTATTGCTGTTCCACCTACTTCTATGGCTAGCATAAGTTCGTTGTAGCCTGATGCAAAAGGCAGAGCAACCCCTAAAATAGCAGCTAGCAATGATGGAGTCACAAGATCAACTTTTATATTATTTTTTTCAATCAATTGAGGAATTAATGAAGCTACTCTAAAAACTTCTATTTTTGAATTATTATTCTTAATACCATGGACTAAAAAAGATACTTCATGCCCATCTTCCTTCATTTGCAAAGCTATGGTTAGTAAAGTATTTAGATGACCCATTGAAGGTTGATTAAGAAATAAAACTTTGCTCATAAATGTTCAAAAATAACAGTTTATTAAATTACTTAGCCCAACATTTTCAGTAATCTAGCGTACATCACTTAATTTACTGAAATTGCTGGGCTAAATAGATCTTATGCAAATAATTTATTTTTTAACAGGACATAGTTTTAGCTTTAGCAAAATACTTGGGCTTAGACTCAATTATACTCTCATTATCTACTTGGTTAACAACTTCTGGCTCTGCTTTTGCTTGCAGTACACGAACCATTTGTTGAAAAGCCTCTCGACGTGCTGCTTGACGTTCGGATTCAACTTTCTTGGCTGCTATTAAGAGAATATCTAAATTTTTATGTTTCTGTTTCATAAGTATGTTCTCCTAACTGTTTTATCGGTGGTTTGTGTATTTCTCACAAAATTTTACAATTTTGCAAGATCTAGTAATTGTGGTTTTCCATAGGAGATAACCCTATAGGCTGTGTTAACACGTTTAGTATGTGATTAAGAAAAGTGGTAGGGTAGCAAAATCATCTTTGAGTATCAAGAAAATATTGCCCTTTTTAATGAAAAATTCACTTATTTTTTATCCTCTTTACTTTTACCTAAAAGAAATATTGTAAATTAACAACAAGGTTTGAGCATAACATTTTCGGTGCTTAGTCTAGCAAAAAGCTTAAAGTCTATGGTCTTTTACCCTTTTTGTTGCAGTCCAAAAACTTAGACAATAGCCATTTCTATCACCCTACTTGGAGGAAAAACCGTGACTATTTTAGTGGATAATTCTACCCGTTTGCTTGTTCAAGGAATTACAGGTAAAGAAGGGACATTTCACACTCAACAAATGAAAGCTTATGGCACTAATGTTGTTGCTGGTGTTACGCCTGGAAAAGGTGGAACAACACATGAAGACATCCCTGTTTTTAATACTGTTGCTGATGCGGTAAAAGAAACCGGAGCAAATGCTAGTGTTATTTATGTCCCTCCTCCATTTGCTGCTGATGCAATTATGGAAGCAACCGATGCTGGAGTTGAATTAGTTGTTTGTATTACTGAAGGCATACCTACATTGGATATGCTTAAGGCATTTCATTATGTCAAAGCGCATGGCGTAAAATTAATCGGCCCAAATTGCCCTGGGGTAATTTCACCAGGTAAATGTAAAATTGGAATTATGCCAGGCCATATTCACAAAGAAGGCCGAGTAGGTGTAATTTCTCGTAGTGGAACACTTACCTATGAAGCGGTTCATCAACTAACAATGCTTGGCTTAGGGCAATCTACCTGCGTTGGAATTGGTGGAGATCCAATTATTGGAACGGTTTACTTAGATTTACTCCAACTTTTTGAAGCAGACCCAAACACAGATGCAGTTGTAATGATTGGTGAAATTGGTGGAAGTGCTGAAGAAGAAGCAGCCATATTTGTAAAAGAGAAAATGACTAAGCCTGTAATAGGCTTTATTGCTGGTCAAACTGCTCCTCCGGGCCGAAGGATGGGACATGCTGGAGCAATTATCTCAGGTGGCAAGGGTACTGCGGCAGAGAAAATGAAAATGATGTCTGAAGCAGGTATTTATGTAGTAAGTAGCCCGGCTGACATTGGTGCAAAGGTACAAGAAGCACTACAAAAATAAATTTTTCAAAATTTTTAAGGAGATCAAAAAAACTCTTATGAGCGATTTAACTTTTGGCATTATCAAACCAGACGCAGTAGCAGCTAACAATGCTGGCAACATTATCCAACGTGTTTTGGATTCTGGTTTTAAGGTTCGCGGACTTAAGCTTTTACATTTATCTGAAAAACAAGCTGAAGGCTTTTATGCAGTTCATAGCGAAAGACCTTTTTTCCGTAGTTTAGTTCAATTTATGACTAGCGGCCCGGTTGTTGTAATGGCATTAGAAAAAGAAAATGCTGTTCCAGAATGGCGTGCGCTTATGGGGCCAACCAACTCTAAAGAAGCTCCTGCCGGTACACTGCGCGGTGATTTTGGAACAGATATTGAGCGCAACGCTGTTCATGGCTCGGATTCAAAAGAAAATGCTGCTATTGAAGTTTCTTACTTCTTTAACCGCCTTGAACTTGTCTAAAACATCTCTCCAAATAAAGACAAGCTTTTAAGTTTTTAAGAGTTTGTCTTTATTAATTCATAATCTAAAATAGCTAAAATAACTATTTTTTGGTTTTAAATCCATTTTTTTAGACCCCTATAAGATTATTAACTTCCTTAAATCAATGATTCTTCTACTTTGGCATTATTCTAAAGCTTTTATAATCAACTAATAAAAATACTTTTTCTAATAACTAACAGAATGGCATTTTAATTGCTTATTAAAAATTAAATCAAAATACATCCATAATAATAATTATCACTTTTGCTTATCATATAAGTAGTAAGTAAATACTATAGATATGACGTTCGGGGTATTAGTGTATCTAGCTAAAGGCTAGAAAATAAATAGCGAGGTATGAGCAACTATGAGTAAAATATTTTTTCGTGTTTTTTTAATAACACTAATTTCTTCAACGTTAATTATTTCTTTTCCCCAACTTCCTACTTCTCAAGCAGTTATCCAGGAAAACCAAACTCAAAAAGAAGTTTTTGGTAGCATTAGCGGTGTAATTACAGATGAAGCAGGAGCAGTTATTCCAGGTGCAACAGTTACAATAAGAAATATTGAAACAGGTGCAGAAATATCTGTAACAACAGATGAGAATGGCGAATATATATTTCCAAATTTGCCAATAGGCATTTATGAAGTTAAAGTGACTGCTGATGGGTTTAATTCAACCTATCGTCAAAATATCGCTCTTTCTAAAACCTTAAAAACAAAATTAAATCTTGTACTTAGTGTAGGTAGTACAGCCGATATAGTAGAAGTAACAGGACAAACTGTTACAATTGAAAGAAGTACATCCCAACTATCCGCTACTTATAGTGCTAGAGATGTAGCAGATCTTCCTATAAATAAACAAAACACAGAAGGCTACAAAAATTATGGAGTCAATCCTTGGACAAATAGCGAAAAAGACCGCTTTTCAACCTTTGCAATTGATGTTGATACAGGCTCTTACACAATTGCACGTCGCAAATTAAATGAAGGTGTACTCCCTCCAAAAGACTCTGTTAGAGTTGAGGAATTTATTAATTATTTTAAGTACCAATACCCTAACCCAGTAACTAAACATCCATTTTCTTTAACTATGGAAGCTAGCACATCTCCTTTTGATGCTAATCGCTATTTGCTAAGAATTGGTCTAAAAGGGCGTGAAGTAACACTAGCAGATCGTCCACCCACACATTTAACTTTTCTAGTTGATAATAGTGGGTCAATGGCTTCTGATGATAAATTAGGAATGGTTAAACAAAGCCTAAAAATGTTGGTTAAACACTTAAAAGATCACGATACAGTAGCAATTACAACTTATGCTGGTGGAGTAAATTTAGTTTTATCTCCAACTCCAATAAGTCAAAAAAGCGTTATTTTATCGGCAATTGATGAGTTAGAATCAGGCGGCGGGACAGCAATGGAAGCCGGAATTGACCTAGCCTATAAGCAAGCTCACGCTTCTTTTGCACCTAATAGTATTAATAGAATTATTATTTGCTCGGATGGAGATGCTAATATTGGTAAAACTAGCCATCAGGAGATTTTGGAGCAAATACAAGAATATGTAAAAGAAGGAATTACCGTTAGCACAATAGGTTTTGGAATGGGTAACTATAAAGATACGATGATGGAACAATTTGCTAACAAAGGTAATGGCAATTACTATTACATAGATAACATTGCGCAAGCAAAAAGAATTTTTGTTGAGCAATTAAACGGAACACTTCAAGTAATAGCAAAAGATGTCAAAATTCAAGTTGAATTTAACCCAAAAACTGTAGCTAAATATCGTCTGGTTGGTTATGAAAACCGTGATATTGCTGATGAAGATTTCCGTAATGATAAAGTTGATGCTGGTGAAATAGGTGCTGGTCATACAGTTACAGCAATTTATGAAGTCCAGCTAAAAAAACAGCCTTCAAGCAATGTTGCTACTGTTAGACTACGCTATAAAACACCTGATGCTAAAGAAGAAACTCCTGCCGAAGAAGTTGCAGCAACTTATGATTTAGCTAGATTAAAACAAAACTTTGATCAAACATCTGAAGATTTTCGATTTTCTATTGCAGTTACTGCACTTGCAGAAGTTTTACGTGAAAGCCCAGAAGCAAAAAATTGGTCGTTAGAAAAAATTTCAACTATTGCTCAATCTAGCACACAAAAAAATAACCCTGAAAGAGAAGAATTTCTTGGGATGGTGAAAAAAGCTTTAGAATTAAGCCCTAAAGTAGCAAGCATACCTATTAAACGATAAATTAACTTTATCTGTGGGTGCAAGTTTATTGATTATTAAACTTGCATCCACAAATAAAAACTAATTATTAAATTTGCGTTGGATCAATTCCCATTTCGCGTAGTTTTGCAGCTAGTTTTTCTGCTCGTTGTCGTTCGTCTTCCGCTCGCTGATGTTCATTTTCTGCTCGTTGTCGCTCGTTTTCTGCTCGTTGTCGCTCATTTTCTGCTTGGCTTAGTAGTTCTTGAAAAGTAAGAAACCTTCTTCCATCTGGATAATAAATTGCTAATCCGTCTGGGCTAGGCTCAAACCTAATACCAAGGATTAAACTAACCCACCCAGATATATTTTCAACAGCTTGTAATGAGTCATTTAATCTAGTGTACCCAAAAAGCCCTTCTGTTTCTGGATCATAGACATAATATTCACCTACTCCGTATTGGCGATAAAATTCTAATTTACGTAATATTTCGATACCACTATTACTTGGGGAAAGAATTTCAAAAACAACTTGAGGAGCAATATTTCCTTCTTCCCATTGTTTATAAGAGCCGCGATGACCTTTTGGACGACCTATCGCTACCATCACATCAGGTGCTTGAACAATTCTAGGTCGGTTTTGTACTGGATACCAAAAAAGATCAGCAGCAATAAAAGCATTTGGTATCAATGCTTCTAAGTTTTCTTTGATCGTTACGATCCATTCATACTGTTTAGTATTTTCTGACATTGGCTTACCATCGCTTTCTGGATAAACAATATCCTCCTTTAAGGGTTGTTTTACTAAAGTTGTCATGCAAATTTCTCCTTAAACACTTTTAGCAATTAAATTTGTATATAAATATTGAGAAATATTTTTGAGAAAACAGAATAATTATACAATTTCACCTTTATTTTTCATACCAAGAATTACTTTAAAACCTAGATCAAAAATATCTGGGATAGTTACTTAAGCTAAGTTAATTTTACTTAAAAAATACTTTTTTATAAGTAAAATTAACTTTTTGCAAAGCTTTTTAGAATATTTTTTGTTTGGTAAATAGCTATAAACTAATCTATAACTAGTCATCAGAAAAATAGTAAAGTAAAATGAAAGTGTTAATTTTTCATTAAGACTAATTGAATATTAAAAGTTTTAGCTTACAATCTAAAAAAATAACTCTATGTCTTGAGGGGGACAACTAATCTGCTTAAAAACAAACCTTTTGTCCAAACATTTTTAAAAAGAAAATCACAAACTATAAATCTTTATTTAAGAATAAGAAAATTGTTTTAAGTGCTTTAGTGAATGGATGTTATGAGCAATGATTCATTAGTTTTGCCAAATCTAACAACTGAGTATCTCTATGATGCTGATAAAGTCTCAGAACGTTTTGTAGGCCGTTCAGAAGAGTTAGCTAAGCTTAACAACTGGTTAACACTATCTTTTGCTGGTCAAGGCAAACCTATCTTTATTATTGGAGATCCTGGAATTGGCAAAACAGAATTGGTTAATCAGTTTTTTGCAAAACTTCCAGAACAAGAACAAGTTGTTATTGATGGCAGGTATTTTGACGTAGGTAGTAGCGCACCTTATAAAATTTTTATTGATGGACTTTATAGAACTAAATCCTTACTAGAAAAACAATATCCAAATAATGCAGCCTTACAAGCTTTTGAAAATCACTTAAAAGAAATTACCAGTATTTCTTTTACTCTATCGTTAGATACTAATACTGAAGCGACTAAATATTATAATTTTGAACTGCTTGCTAAAAGTTATTTGTTGTTATCACAAATAATTCCTGTAGTGTTTTTTCTAGATGATCTTCAATGGGGAGATGAGTTAAGTTTAGAGTTTATTGCCTATTTAATCCGGTCAATGCAAAGCAAACCTTTCTTTTTAGTTTGCACTATTAGAGAGTATGAACTTTCAATAGAAGGAAATCCTCTTCGTACCTGGCTAAGGCGAATGAGTAGATATAATGCTTATGAGCAAATAAAGTTACGTTCTCTTTCTGAAACCGATACAGAAAATTTAATTAATCGTATTTTCCCACAACATAATTTCCCAGAAAATGTTACTAGCAAACTGCACCAAGAAACTGGCGGTAATCCATATTACTTAATTGAAGTAGTTAAACAATTAATTGAAGATAAAAAAATTCGTTGGACTGGAAAGCTCTGGGAAGTAGATAATTTAAGTGAAGTTCAACTACCTACTTCATTGATAGATTTAATAGAACTTCAACTTTCTAGGCTTTCTAAAAATGTTTTAAGTATTTTTCAACAAGCCGCAGTAATTGGAGAGGAATTTTCTTTTGATCTTCTTCAACAAACGACAGAAATTACAGAACAAGAACTTGTTTTAGCTATTGAAGAAGGTTTAAGACAATTTCTTATTCATGAAGAACCTCCATCTATCTTAAATAATTCTGAAAAATATACATTTTGTTATAACACTACACGCAAAGTTTTATATGAAAAATCTTCTCTAAGGCAACGCAGAATAATACATAATAAAACAGCTAAGATTTTAGAAAACACCAATGCTGTAGATCATAATGCTGGTAGTATTGCTTATCATTATTTGCAAGCAAATGAACTTGCTCAAGCTTTTCATTGGTCAGTAGAAGCAGCAGCAATGGCTTGTAATAAATTTGCTTTTGACAGAGCAAAAACCTTTTTTAGTTGGGCAAGCAAGGCTTTAGAACTATTAAAAAATCAATCTCAAAACCCCTCTGCTGAATCACAAATAAAATATTTTTATATTTATGGACAGTTTTATACAGCAATGGCAGAGTATGAGACAGCTAGAGATTTGCTTAAAAAAGCTCAAACTATTTGCCAAGAAACTAAAACAACAATTAAAGAAGCTGAAGTATTAATCTCTTTAGGAAATTGCTTAAAAAATGATTCTTTATTAAATGAAGCTTTAGAAAGTTATCAAGAAGCTTTACGTTTAGCAAAAGAAAACTTAAAACTTAAATGGCTAGCAGCATCAGCAATAGCTAATTGTGAAATAGAGTTAAATCACCCTGAAAACGCGCTCCCCTTACTAAAAACTGTATTAGATACACTTAAAGAATTAATTAAACAAACTACAGATACAGAAAAAGAATCATTAGAAAAGCTTTAGCTGATACTAAAATACTAGTAGAAGAAATACTAGAAAAAGTGTCTAAAAAACCTAATAATAAAAAAAGCATAGAATTTCCTGCTATCCCTCTTAGTTACACATCTAACCAAAGCACAGAAAATACACAAAAAACTCAGTCCCCAGTTATTGAAATACTTGCGTCTCCATCAGAAATCTTTAAGCAATGTGCGCTTCAATTTAAGCAACTACATAGTGCTTGTGAAATATTAAATAAGTTATTAAGAACACAATCTGATCCACCAAAAATTGCAGGTTTAATTTTTAGCCAACTAAAGCAAATTAAACTACAACTCCATACTTCTGATCCAGTAAAATTAACTAAGCAAATAACTATAGTAGAAAAACAATTACAAGAATATCAAAGCTGGTTACAAAGATTAAATGACAATCTTCCACCCTACACTATGCGCCAATATTTGGATCAAGGTGTGTTACTGCCTGAAGAAATGCTTCATTTAGCTAGATTTATGATTGCCGTCCAGTCAAACTCAGCAGATGATAAAGGTAAAGTAGAATTACTATTAAGCCGAGCTTTAGAATTAGAAGTTGATCGTCAGCTAATTATTAGTAACTTATTTGCTTCAGAACTCACTAGTAGCGAGCTATTTTCTGAAGATCCAAATTTAAGTTTAATCAAAGGGCTACTTACTGAACTGGAATCAGTAGATAACTACTATGAAATTATAGAGAGCAATTTACTTGCGCGTATAAAACAAGCCAAGCAAAATTTAGGCCATTCATTTTGGCATCCTCAAATATTGCCCGTAGTTATAGAGATTAACTTAAA
Protein-coding sequences here:
- the sucD gene encoding succinate--CoA ligase subunit alpha — its product is MTILVDNSTRLLVQGITGKEGTFHTQQMKAYGTNVVAGVTPGKGGTTHEDIPVFNTVADAVKETGANASVIYVPPPFAADAIMEATDAGVELVVCITEGIPTLDMLKAFHYVKAHGVKLIGPNCPGVISPGKCKIGIMPGHIHKEGRVGVISRSGTLTYEAVHQLTMLGLGQSTCVGIGGDPIIGTVYLDLLQLFEADPNTDAVVMIGEIGGSAEEEAAIFVKEKMTKPVIGFIAGQTAPPGRRMGHAGAIISGGKGTAAEKMKMMSEAGIYVVSSPADIGAKVQEALQK
- the ndk gene encoding nucleoside-diphosphate kinase; the protein is MSDLTFGIIKPDAVAANNAGNIIQRVLDSGFKVRGLKLLHLSEKQAEGFYAVHSERPFFRSLVQFMTSGPVVVMALEKENAVPEWRALMGPTNSKEAPAGTLRGDFGTDIERNAVHGSDSKENAAIEVSYFFNRLELV
- a CDS encoding von Willebrand factor type A domain-containing protein translates to MSKIFFRVFLITLISSTLIISFPQLPTSQAVIQENQTQKEVFGSISGVITDEAGAVIPGATVTIRNIETGAEISVTTDENGEYIFPNLPIGIYEVKVTADGFNSTYRQNIALSKTLKTKLNLVLSVGSTADIVEVTGQTVTIERSTSQLSATYSARDVADLPINKQNTEGYKNYGVNPWTNSEKDRFSTFAIDVDTGSYTIARRKLNEGVLPPKDSVRVEEFINYFKYQYPNPVTKHPFSLTMEASTSPFDANRYLLRIGLKGREVTLADRPPTHLTFLVDNSGSMASDDKLGMVKQSLKMLVKHLKDHDTVAITTYAGGVNLVLSPTPISQKSVILSAIDELESGGGTAMEAGIDLAYKQAHASFAPNSINRIIICSDGDANIGKTSHQEILEQIQEYVKEGITVSTIGFGMGNYKDTMMEQFANKGNGNYYYIDNIAQAKRIFVEQLNGTLQVIAKDVKIQVEFNPKTVAKYRLVGYENRDIADEDFRNDKVDAGEIGAGHTVTAIYEVQLKKQPSSNVATVRLRYKTPDAKEETPAEEVAATYDLARLKQNFDQTSEDFRFSIAVTALAEVLRESPEAKNWSLEKISTIAQSSTQKNNPEREEFLGMVKKALELSPKVASIPIKR
- a CDS encoding Uma2 family endonuclease, giving the protein MTTLVKQPLKEDIVYPESDGKPMSENTKQYEWIVTIKENLEALIPNAFIAADLFWYPVQNRPRIVQAPDVMVAIGRPKGHRGSYKQWEEGNIAPQVVFEILSPSNSGIEILRKLEFYRQYGVGEYYVYDPETEGLFGYTRLNDSLQAVENISGWVSLILGIRFEPSPDGLAIYYPDGRRFLTFQELLSQAENERQRAENERQRAENEHQRAEDERQRAEKLAAKLREMGIDPTQI
- a CDS encoding AAA family ATPase — its product is MSNDSLVLPNLTTEYLYDADKVSERFVGRSEELAKLNNWLTLSFAGQGKPIFIIGDPGIGKTELVNQFFAKLPEQEQVVIDGRYFDVGSSAPYKIFIDGLYRTKSLLEKQYPNNAALQAFENHLKEITSISFTLSLDTNTEATKYYNFELLAKSYLLLSQIIPVVFFLDDLQWGDELSLEFIAYLIRSMQSKPFFLVCTIREYELSIEGNPLRTWLRRMSRYNAYEQIKLRSLSETDTENLINRIFPQHNFPENVTSKLHQETGGNPYYLIEVVKQLIEDKKIRWTGKLWEVDNLSEVQLPTSLIDLIELQLSRLSKNVLSIFQQAAVIGEEFSFDLLQQTTEITEQELVLAIEEGLRQFLIHEEPPSILNNSEKYTFCYNTTRKVLYEKSSLRQRRIIHNKTAKILENTNAVDHNAGSIAYHYLQANELAQAFHWSVEAAAMACNKFAFDRAKTFFSWASKALELLKNQSQNPSAESQIKYFYIYGQFYTAMAEYETARDLLKKAQTICQETKTTIKEAEVLISLGNCLKNDSLLNEALESYQEALRLAKENLKLKWLAASAIANCEIELNHPENALPLLKTVLDTLKELIKQTTDTEKESLEKL